In a genomic window of Cytobacillus sp. FSL H8-0458:
- a CDS encoding DinB family protein codes for MSELKLIKTYKNELQKYSLEQLSYKSEETVWSIGQMYDHLILVAHEYLDNVEKCSELYDEQPLGKTEFGVHLFKIGGFPPIKIKLPVELNAPPNNSDSKDDLISRMDQVILRLSQWESKVDNINPNYKVEHGGFGWLNAREWYDLVGMHFRHHLRQKAELEQRLVK; via the coding sequence TTGAGCGAACTTAAACTAATAAAGACTTACAAAAACGAGCTTCAAAAATACTCTTTAGAACAGCTAAGTTATAAATCTGAAGAAACGGTCTGGTCAATTGGGCAAATGTATGACCATTTAATCCTTGTTGCTCATGAGTACCTGGATAATGTGGAAAAATGTTCCGAATTATATGATGAACAGCCCCTTGGGAAAACTGAGTTTGGTGTGCATTTATTTAAGATAGGAGGGTTTCCTCCAATAAAAATAAAATTACCGGTTGAACTAAATGCTCCACCTAATAATTCAGATAGCAAGGATGATCTTATCAGCAGAATGGATCAAGTAATACTAAGGCTAAGTCAATGGGAATCGAAAGTGGATAATATAAATCCAAATTATAAAGTAGAGCATGGAGGGTTCGGATGGCTGAATGCAAGGGAATGGTATGATTTAGTTGGTATGCATTTTCGTCATCACTTGCGCCAAAAGGCTGAGTTAGAACAAAGGCTTGTTAAATGA
- a CDS encoding DUF3896 family protein, with protein MNYLEIKKKLEAAKHELELKMHDQAASESEKETLQKRVDNYEYMLELTDMNHFERGNIIS; from the coding sequence ATGAACTATTTAGAAATAAAGAAGAAGCTGGAAGCTGCAAAACATGAACTGGAGCTGAAGATGCACGATCAGGCTGCATCAGAGAGTGAAAAGGAAACTCTTCAAAAGAGGGTTGACAACTATGAGTATATGCTCGAATTAACGGATATGAATCACTTTGAAAGAGGGAATATAATCAGTTAG
- a CDS encoding endonuclease: MLNRKRKSLLLSLILFAAILIVMQPIQDSITKAAAGDGSWSSPYSVSQGINAQNNASKTVQGYVVGQPTATNTVITSRFPNDYALALADSPTETSLAKMIYVQIPSSFRSAFGLKSNPSLMGKKMKVTGTLTAYFSHPGLKDGTAFEQDGGGATDPEPGPDGYYDAANGKTGEALKSALHNIIDDHTGVSYSNVWEALRETDEDPANPNNVILLYTGRSQGKFTNGSGVNDWNREHVWAKSHGDFGTAMGAGTDLHHLRPTDASVNSSRGNLDFDNGGSQHSEALGNYYDSDSWEPRDAVKGDVARMLFYMAVRYEGDSGEVDLELNNAVNNGSAPYHGRMSILLEWHKEDPVDDKERRRNEIIYTDYQHNRNPFIDHPEWASAIWE, translated from the coding sequence ATGCTGAATCGTAAGAGAAAAAGTCTGCTGTTATCGCTGATTCTATTTGCTGCCATTCTCATTGTAATGCAGCCCATCCAAGATTCAATAACAAAGGCAGCTGCTGGAGATGGGTCCTGGTCATCACCTTATTCGGTTTCTCAGGGAATCAATGCTCAAAATAACGCATCCAAAACTGTTCAAGGCTATGTGGTTGGACAGCCGACTGCAACCAATACGGTTATCACCAGCAGGTTTCCAAATGATTATGCTTTGGCACTGGCGGATAGTCCAACAGAGACCAGCTTGGCTAAGATGATTTATGTTCAAATCCCATCCTCCTTTCGCTCAGCTTTTGGTTTGAAATCGAATCCATCTCTGATGGGAAAGAAAATGAAAGTAACGGGAACGCTGACTGCCTATTTTTCTCATCCGGGGCTTAAGGACGGTACTGCTTTTGAGCAGGATGGCGGCGGAGCAACTGACCCGGAACCCGGACCTGACGGGTATTATGATGCTGCAAATGGTAAAACAGGTGAGGCTTTAAAATCAGCTCTTCATAACATCATCGATGACCACACTGGAGTTTCCTACTCCAATGTATGGGAAGCGCTTCGTGAAACTGACGAAGACCCGGCTAATCCCAATAACGTGATTCTCTTATATACCGGCCGTTCTCAGGGCAAATTCACCAATGGATCCGGGGTCAATGATTGGAATAGGGAGCATGTGTGGGCTAAATCGCACGGAGACTTTGGCACAGCGATGGGTGCGGGAACTGACCTGCATCATTTGCGGCCAACAGATGCTTCTGTAAATAGTTCACGAGGAAACCTCGACTTTGATAATGGGGGATCCCAGCATTCTGAAGCACTTGGAAATTACTATGACTCAGATTCCTGGGAACCAAGGGATGCTGTAAAAGGTGATGTAGCCCGTATGCTGTTTTATATGGCTGTCCGCTATGAAGGAGACAGCGGAGAAGTGGATCTGGAGCTAAACAATGCAGTCAATAACGGTTCTGCTCCTTATCATGGCAGAATGTCTATCCTGCTCGAATGGCATAAGGAAGATCCGGTCGATGATAAAGAACGGAGAAGAAACGAAATCATCTACACTGATTACCAGCATAACCGCAATCCATTTATAGATCATCCTGAGTGGGCATCTGCGATTTGGGAATAA
- a CDS encoding TrkH family potassium uptake protein has translation MRRMGRSYKWIKMNPAQMLSVGFLILIGIGTLLLMLPFATKDRHHLSFIDALFEATSAVCVTGLVVVDTQTTFTVFGQIVLMVLIQIGGLGFMTFGVLIAIMLGKNIGLKGRLMIQESLNQLSIEGMVRLVKFVVGFTLIAETIGALILAIRWSSDFGFPRSLYYGIFHSVSAFNNAGFDIMGQFRSVTEYAGDFTVIMTLSTLLIIGGIGYFVVLDVKRNRSLKRLSLHTKLVLMMTLVLNFLGTVFIFALEFDNPGTLANLPLKDKLLGAYFHGVVPRTAGFNSLNTGELTLGSQLVTMLLMFIGGGSGGTAGGIKVTTFVLIFLAVRALIKEEDEVSLMGRRIPKDLIVRAFTITVYSIGFIFFILFILSITENAPLNVLLFEVISAFGTVGMSMGLTPELSETGKVIIAFMMFAGRVGPITIAFALARRKGKAKYKYAEEKIMIG, from the coding sequence ATGAGGAGAATGGGACGATCCTATAAGTGGATAAAAATGAATCCTGCACAAATGCTTTCGGTCGGTTTCTTAATATTAATTGGTATAGGCACACTGCTGCTGATGCTGCCTTTTGCTACGAAAGACAGACATCATTTGTCGTTTATCGATGCCCTTTTTGAGGCGACTTCTGCTGTTTGTGTAACAGGTCTGGTGGTAGTGGATACCCAAACAACATTTACTGTTTTTGGCCAAATTGTACTGATGGTACTCATACAGATTGGCGGCCTTGGATTTATGACTTTTGGAGTCCTCATTGCTATCATGCTTGGAAAGAACATTGGGTTGAAAGGAAGGCTGATGATCCAGGAATCTTTAAATCAGCTTTCGATTGAAGGGATGGTCAGGCTGGTTAAATTCGTTGTCGGCTTTACTTTAATTGCTGAAACTATCGGTGCATTGATATTGGCCATTCGATGGTCGTCCGATTTTGGCTTTCCCCGTTCGTTGTATTATGGCATTTTCCATTCGGTCTCTGCCTTTAATAATGCCGGGTTCGATATAATGGGCCAATTCAGGAGTGTGACTGAATATGCCGGCGATTTTACGGTCATTATGACGCTCAGCACTCTGCTGATAATCGGGGGAATTGGCTATTTTGTTGTACTTGATGTGAAAAGAAACAGGAGCTTGAAGAGACTCTCTTTGCACACAAAATTGGTCCTTATGATGACTCTGGTTCTTAATTTTCTGGGGACAGTGTTTATCTTTGCGCTGGAATTTGATAACCCCGGGACCCTTGCCAATTTGCCTTTAAAAGATAAACTGCTGGGAGCATACTTTCATGGTGTAGTACCGAGAACGGCTGGCTTTAATTCTTTGAATACTGGTGAATTAACACTGGGTTCACAGCTGGTAACAATGCTGCTCATGTTCATTGGAGGTGGATCTGGCGGTACTGCAGGCGGCATTAAAGTCACTACATTTGTCTTGATATTTCTTGCAGTCCGGGCGCTGATAAAGGAAGAAGATGAAGTGAGCCTGATGGGGAGGCGTATTCCGAAGGATCTTATTGTCAGAGCCTTTACAATAACCGTCTATTCAATAGGATTTATTTTCTTTATCTTATTTATTTTATCCATAACTGAAAATGCTCCTTTAAACGTCCTTTTATTTGAAGTAATTTCCGCTTTTGGCACGGTAGGCATGTCGATGGGGCTGACACCTGAATTAAGTGAAACAGGAAAAGTGATAATTGCCTTTATGATGTTTGCAGGCAGAGTAGGGCCGATCACAATCGCTTTTGCACTTGCCCGAAGAAAAGGAAAGGCTAAATACAAATATGCAGAAGAGAAAATTATGATTGGCTAG
- a CDS encoding GNAT family N-acetyltransferase, with product MNLNYEVITEDEISLCRNLCNELMAFQKSKSHITPERFDSMNFETRMVPSVKSAIHNYIVIVKDDKEVVGYVYSNVSPKEAYSNDFATFFDLSSVEKDNVGCLSQFFIKDGYRQYGIGSVLFNMSMEWLSQFKDVEDYFIYVSNGNTEALEFYAGKGFTESHEILDGFITVLRK from the coding sequence ATGAATCTAAACTATGAAGTGATAACAGAAGACGAAATCAGCCTATGCCGGAATTTATGCAATGAGCTGATGGCTTTTCAGAAATCAAAGTCACATATAACACCTGAGCGTTTTGACAGCATGAATTTTGAAACAAGAATGGTTCCATCCGTAAAATCTGCTATACATAATTATATTGTAATTGTTAAGGACGATAAAGAAGTCGTGGGCTATGTCTATTCCAATGTTTCTCCTAAGGAAGCCTACTCCAATGATTTCGCCACTTTTTTTGATTTATCCTCAGTGGAGAAAGACAATGTTGGCTGCTTATCACAATTTTTTATTAAAGATGGCTACCGGCAATACGGAATTGGGTCAGTGCTTTTTAACATGTCGATGGAGTGGTTAAGTCAATTTAAAGATGTAGAAGATTATTTTATTTATGTGTCAAATGGGAATACAGAGGCCCTTGAATTTTATGCAGGTAAAGGATTTACTGAGAGTCACGAAATTCTGGACGGTTTTATTACAGTTTTGCGAAAATAG
- a CDS encoding phosphotransferase yields the protein MNIQEIIHELMDNNILHSKPAYHEQLNGGTVSELYLLHFEDRKYVIKKNEPQIIKSEANFLNDYKMTDLLPKLLFVEPLYEYIFYTFIEGNANYGRKNKKETLKTLVQGLLNHYRPVDSSKGWGWADQPSESWQSFIFDNINEANKILHSRLDNSHYNLVLDLAEKNSKGKESFLLHGDCGIHNFIFRNGQLSGVIDPTPVIGEPLYDLIYAFCSSPEELTKETLLSAAAFLKSKTVINPSVLYEEALVGLYLRMATCIKHHPSEFQGYLEAWYYWKEIVKNE from the coding sequence ATGAATATACAAGAAATAATACATGAACTAATGGACAATAACATTCTACATTCAAAGCCAGCTTATCATGAACAATTAAATGGTGGTACGGTAAGTGAATTGTACCTTCTGCATTTTGAGGATAGAAAGTATGTCATTAAGAAAAATGAACCGCAAATTATTAAATCGGAGGCGAATTTCCTTAATGATTACAAGATGACTGATTTATTGCCAAAACTTTTATTCGTTGAACCATTATACGAGTACATCTTTTATACCTTCATTGAAGGCAATGCCAATTATGGTAGAAAAAACAAAAAAGAAACCCTCAAAACGCTGGTGCAAGGGCTTTTAAATCATTACAGACCCGTTGACAGCAGTAAAGGCTGGGGCTGGGCGGATCAGCCATCAGAGTCTTGGCAGAGTTTTATATTTGATAACATCAATGAAGCAAACAAAATCCTCCATTCACGATTAGATAATAGTCATTATAATCTCGTACTGGACCTTGCTGAAAAAAACAGCAAAGGCAAAGAGTCATTTTTACTGCACGGGGATTGCGGAATACATAATTTCATTTTTCGTAATGGACAATTAAGTGGTGTAATTGACCCGACGCCTGTTATTGGCGAACCTTTATATGATTTAATTTATGCCTTTTGTTCATCCCCAGAGGAACTAACGAAAGAAACCCTCCTTAGTGCAGCAGCCTTTTTGAAATCTAAAACGGTAATAAATCCTTCTGTTTTATATGAAGAGGCACTAGTTGGTTTATATCTTAGAATGGCAACTTGTATAAAACATCATCCAAGTGAATTTCAGGGATACCTTGAAGCCTGGTATTACTGGAAGGAAATCGTTAAAAACGAGTAA
- a CDS encoding potassium channel family protein, with protein sequence MKKQYAVFGLGRFGGSLVKEFHELGVEVLAIDVDQEKVNHYAQFVTYAVQINGIDEGAIKQTGIKNIDHAFVSFGENIESSILTSLLLKELGIPKVWAKAHNEYHARVLEKIGVDRVIHPERDMAKRIAHHIVSEKMIDYIELSEDYSMVEIVATNKIANKSLSELNIRAKYGCNIVGIQRGKEIIVTPPAEEVILKGDVLIIMGHNKGIGRFERHGV encoded by the coding sequence ATGAAAAAACAGTATGCTGTATTTGGCTTAGGCCGCTTTGGCGGCAGTCTTGTAAAGGAATTTCATGAATTGGGTGTGGAAGTTCTCGCGATTGATGTGGATCAGGAGAAAGTGAATCATTACGCCCAGTTTGTGACATATGCCGTTCAAATCAATGGTATTGATGAAGGTGCCATTAAACAGACGGGAATCAAAAATATTGATCATGCATTTGTTTCATTTGGTGAAAACATTGAGTCCAGCATATTGACATCATTGCTGTTAAAAGAATTGGGAATCCCAAAGGTGTGGGCGAAGGCGCATAATGAGTATCATGCCAGAGTGCTCGAAAAAATTGGTGTTGATCGTGTGATTCATCCGGAGCGGGATATGGCAAAGCGGATTGCCCACCATATTGTTTCAGAAAAGATGATTGATTATATTGAGCTGTCTGAAGATTATAGTATGGTGGAGATTGTGGCGACAAATAAAATTGCCAACAAATCTCTATCTGAATTGAATATACGGGCTAAGTATGGCTGTAATATCGTGGGGATTCAGCGCGGGAAGGAAATAATCGTTACTCCGCCCGCTGAAGAGGTCATTTTAAAGGGAGACGTCCTGATTATAATGGGACACAATAAAGGGATTGGCAGGTTTGAGAGGCATGGAGTATAA
- a CDS encoding DinB family protein, giving the protein MERNGNRNFKLREAIEILERTPDTLDALLRGLSSEWLNGNEGEGTWNAAEVVDHLIDGEEKNWIPRLTFILQKGESKPFPPIDRFAHLSLSGDLPFEKKLEIFKTLRMKNLATLRSMPDLENHFEKKGLHPAFGPIRVRELISTWTVHDLTHISQISRVLANRYKTDVGPWIEYLSILKK; this is encoded by the coding sequence GTGGAAAGGAACGGCAATAGGAATTTTAAATTAAGAGAAGCTATTGAGATTCTTGAACGTACACCTGATACGCTGGATGCATTACTAAGAGGTTTATCTTCAGAATGGCTGAATGGCAATGAAGGTGAAGGGACGTGGAATGCAGCCGAAGTGGTTGATCATTTGATTGATGGCGAAGAGAAAAATTGGATTCCGCGACTGACCTTTATTTTGCAGAAAGGGGAAAGCAAGCCATTTCCTCCAATTGACCGTTTTGCTCATTTAAGTTTGTCAGGGGATCTGCCTTTTGAAAAAAAGCTTGAAATCTTTAAGACCCTTAGAATGAAAAATTTGGCCACACTGAGGAGTATGCCTGACCTGGAAAATCATTTCGAAAAGAAAGGCCTTCATCCGGCATTTGGTCCAATAAGAGTCAGGGAATTGATTTCCACTTGGACAGTGCATGATCTTACGCATATTTCACAGATTTCAAGAGTATTGGCGAATAGGTACAAGACAGATGTTGGTCCCTGGATTGAGTATTTGAGCATATTAAAAAAGTAA